From Actinosynnema mirum DSM 43827, a single genomic window includes:
- a CDS encoding CDP-alcohol phosphatidyltransferase family protein, producing the protein MNASPPPNPTPTPPPSTPPPPPPPTPHHPPTPVQAWSEVHAQDVSHSRLATAWITLVHRLAPHLDQVPPDLLSAAGVLTTAAALPAAAAGHHWPLLSLLLLITAALLDGLDGAVAIRTNKVRPLGAVVDAVADRLSDLCLLAVLVLLGAPERLATAVGAALFLHEYARARAQGVGLTGAAAVTIAERPTRVIVVAVACLGAGTWPEGAPWFGWSWGALCLWLWAAISAIGGAHLAIALTRALRQ; encoded by the coding sequence GTGAACGCGTCCCCGCCGCCGAACCCCACCCCCACCCCGCCCCCGTCAACACCCCCACCCCCACCCCCACCAACGCCCCACCACCCCCCCACCCCCGTACAAGCCTGGTCCGAGGTCCACGCCCAAGACGTCTCCCACAGCCGCCTGGCCACCGCCTGGATCACCCTCGTCCACCGCCTAGCCCCCCACCTCGACCAAGTCCCCCCAGACCTCCTCTCCGCAGCAGGCGTCCTGACCACCGCCGCCGCCCTCCCCGCAGCGGCAGCCGGACACCACTGGCCCCTCCTCTCCCTCCTCCTCCTAATCACCGCCGCCCTCCTCGACGGCCTGGACGGCGCGGTGGCCATCCGCACCAACAAAGTCCGCCCCCTGGGCGCCGTAGTAGACGCAGTGGCCGACCGCCTCTCCGACCTCTGCCTCCTGGCCGTCCTGGTCCTCCTGGGCGCCCCGGAACGCCTGGCCACCGCAGTGGGCGCCGCCCTCTTCCTCCACGAGTACGCCCGAGCCCGTGCCCAAGGCGTGGGCCTCACCGGCGCAGCCGCCGTGACCATCGCCGAACGCCCCACCCGCGTCATCGTCGTGGCCGTCGCCTGCCTGGGCGCCGGGACCTGGCCCGAAGGCGCCCCCTGGTTCGGCTGGTCCTGGGGCGCCCTCTGCCTCTGGCTCTGGGCCGCGATCTCAGCGATCGGCGGCGCCCACCTCGCCATCGCGCTCACCCGCGCCCTCCGCCAGTAG
- a CDS encoding TetR/AcrR family transcriptional regulator, protein MRETSTGPGTGTGLEAITRLGAGTPDALRPVLEPLPELTPAGVRLLDAASGLFQDRGVRAVGVDLIAETAGTTKKTLYDRFGSKDALVALYLLHRAHRWREHVLAALGGGSARARVLRVFDALETWVGERSRGCAFVGAYAEIGDGDHPAVPVVRAEKAWMRALFVALAGDPGLGAHLHLVYEGTLVALTAGGDPEAVAEGRRAVRLAMGASRGAGSA, encoded by the coding sequence GTGCGGGAGACGAGCACCGGACCGGGGACGGGCACCGGGCTGGAGGCCATCACCAGGCTGGGCGCGGGCACGCCCGACGCGCTGCGGCCCGTGCTGGAGCCGCTGCCCGAGCTGACCCCGGCGGGCGTCCGGCTGCTGGACGCGGCGAGCGGGCTGTTCCAGGACCGGGGCGTGCGGGCGGTCGGGGTCGACCTGATCGCGGAGACCGCGGGGACGACGAAGAAGACGCTGTACGACCGGTTCGGCTCCAAGGACGCGCTCGTCGCGCTGTACCTGCTGCACCGGGCGCACCGGTGGCGCGAGCACGTGCTGGCCGCGCTGGGCGGCGGTTCGGCGCGGGCTCGGGTGCTGCGGGTGTTCGACGCGCTGGAGACGTGGGTGGGCGAGCGGTCGCGCGGGTGCGCGTTCGTGGGCGCGTACGCCGAGATCGGCGACGGCGACCACCCGGCGGTGCCCGTGGTGCGGGCGGAGAAGGCGTGGATGCGGGCGCTGTTCGTCGCACTCGCGGGTGACCCCGGACTGGGGGCGCACCTGCACCTGGTCTACGAGGGGACACTGGTCGCGCTGACGGCGGGCGGGGACCCGGAGGCGGTGGCGGAGGGCAGGCGCGCGGTCCGCCTCGCCATGGGGGCCAGTCGCGGCGCGGGTTCCGCGTAA
- a CDS encoding glycosyltransferase, whose translation MSGPVSGSARGGRPGVEWRVWPKGAPEVGRRGDREPLRGSGSPDSRVRGREHEDRARSGRRNRVRRAGRARFPGGATALLAASSAVVGGLSYGCALLMAHLLPPAEYTAFGAAQSLLTAVGVGIGALVPLPLARAVRENPAGSDLRRDGIAFAVLVSVLAGVVGAVVAAVTATTFAAPGTALLVGAAAFAVACTAPGWGWLQGEGRFHVYAGASVAEVALRLGCSLLLVGIGAGGPLVAYALGALAAVGFSTRYLRPDLGLRLGVRRLGVLREAGRWRETGGVAAVQLVVAGLLCADSVLVAALDAGAGGYQAVAALAKAPVFVATAAVVVNFPSLRGNSAAAGSALRSFARLAVPCALLLAVLPAGPLLPERYAASAGLLPWLALACLGYGAVSVLAVVLLAARWRARVALALTGAAVLVGTGLAGGWHLAGTRGVAVGGAAGSAVAALVALLLAAPLLRRAPAPLPRPARDGRIRLLHLGFEDPAAPGAGGGSVRTHEVNRRLVARGHEVTVLTTRFPGCADRTQDGVRYVHIGPFAGRTRLSRFLGYAMALPREARRRDCDLVVEDFCAPVSSLAAPRWTGRPTIGVVQWLNAREKAREYRVPVHWVERYGVRSHRRLVAVSRGIAERLVALNPDVLVRVVANGVAQGAFEVTAPRSADVVFVGRLEIAQKGLDLLLRSWALARHRVPGSLVLAGSGPDEARVRALVAELGLADRVRFVGWVSGEEKFRLMAGARVVAVPSRYETFGIVALEALATGTPVAAFDIPCLREIVPEQAGELAPSFDVAAYADVLARVDGRCDGGDEARKRFAGRYRWDGLAVEQERVYLDAVANGSGRTG comes from the coding sequence GTGAGCGGTCCGGTGAGCGGGTCGGCGCGGGGTGGGCGGCCGGGCGTGGAGTGGCGGGTGTGGCCGAAGGGCGCGCCGGAGGTGGGGCGGCGCGGTGACCGGGAACCGTTGCGCGGCAGCGGTTCCCCGGACAGCCGGGTGCGAGGACGCGAGCACGAGGACCGGGCGCGGTCAGGCCGTCGGAACCGGGTGCGGCGGGCAGGTCGCGCCCGGTTCCCCGGTGGGGCGACGGCGCTGCTCGCCGCGTCGTCCGCCGTGGTCGGCGGGCTGAGCTACGGGTGCGCGCTGCTGATGGCGCACCTGCTCCCCCCGGCCGAGTACACCGCGTTCGGGGCCGCGCAGTCGCTGCTCACCGCCGTCGGGGTCGGGATCGGCGCGCTGGTGCCGCTCCCGCTGGCCCGCGCGGTGCGGGAGAACCCGGCCGGGTCGGACCTGCGGCGGGACGGGATCGCGTTCGCGGTGCTGGTGTCGGTGCTCGCCGGGGTGGTGGGCGCGGTGGTGGCGGCGGTGACGGCGACCACGTTCGCCGCGCCGGGGACGGCGCTGCTGGTGGGGGCCGCCGCGTTCGCGGTCGCCTGCACCGCGCCCGGCTGGGGCTGGTTGCAGGGCGAGGGCCGGTTCCACGTGTACGCGGGCGCGTCGGTGGCCGAGGTCGCGCTGCGGTTGGGGTGCAGCCTGCTGCTGGTCGGGATCGGCGCGGGCGGGCCGCTGGTGGCGTACGCGCTGGGCGCGCTCGCGGCCGTGGGCTTCTCGACCCGCTACCTGCGCCCGGACCTGGGGCTGCGGCTGGGCGTGCGGCGGTTGGGCGTGCTGCGGGAGGCCGGGCGCTGGCGGGAGACCGGCGGGGTGGCGGCCGTGCAGCTCGTCGTGGCCGGGCTGCTGTGCGCGGACTCGGTGCTGGTCGCCGCGCTGGACGCGGGCGCGGGCGGCTACCAGGCGGTGGCGGCGCTGGCCAAGGCCCCGGTGTTCGTGGCGACGGCGGCGGTGGTGGTGAACTTCCCTTCGCTGCGCGGGAACTCGGCGGCGGCGGGGAGCGCGCTGCGGTCGTTCGCGCGGCTGGCCGTGCCGTGCGCGCTGCTGCTGGCGGTGCTCCCGGCCGGGCCGCTGCTGCCCGAGCGGTACGCGGCGTCGGCCGGGCTGCTGCCGTGGCTCGCGCTGGCCTGCCTGGGGTACGGGGCGGTGTCGGTGCTGGCGGTGGTGCTGCTGGCCGCGCGGTGGCGCGCGCGGGTCGCGCTCGCCCTGACCGGCGCGGCGGTCCTGGTCGGGACCGGGCTCGCGGGCGGCTGGCACCTGGCCGGGACGCGCGGGGTCGCGGTCGGCGGCGCGGCCGGGTCGGCGGTGGCGGCGCTGGTCGCGCTGCTGCTCGCCGCCCCCCTGCTGCGCCGCGCGCCTGCGCCCCTGCCGCGTCCGGCGCGGGACGGCCGGATCCGGTTGCTGCACCTGGGTTTCGAGGACCCCGCCGCGCCGGGCGCGGGCGGCGGGTCGGTGCGCACGCACGAGGTGAACCGGCGGCTCGTGGCGCGCGGGCACGAGGTGACCGTGCTGACCACGCGCTTCCCCGGCTGCGCCGACCGCACCCAGGACGGCGTGCGGTACGTCCACATCGGACCGTTCGCGGGCCGGACCCGGCTCAGCCGCTTCCTCGGCTACGCGATGGCGCTGCCGCGCGAGGCGCGGCGCCGGGACTGCGACCTGGTGGTGGAGGACTTCTGCGCCCCCGTGTCCAGCCTGGCCGCGCCGCGCTGGACCGGGCGGCCCACGATCGGCGTGGTGCAGTGGCTCAACGCGCGGGAGAAGGCGCGCGAGTACCGGGTCCCGGTGCACTGGGTCGAGCGGTACGGGGTGCGGTCGCACCGCAGGCTCGTCGCGGTGTCCAGGGGCATCGCCGAGCGGCTGGTGGCGCTGAACCCCGACGTGCTGGTGCGGGTCGTGGCGAACGGGGTCGCGCAGGGCGCGTTCGAGGTGACCGCGCCGCGCAGCGCGGACGTGGTGTTCGTGGGGCGGCTGGAGATCGCGCAGAAGGGCCTGGACCTGCTGCTGCGGTCGTGGGCGCTGGCGCGCCACCGGGTTCCGGGCTCGCTGGTGCTGGCCGGGAGCGGTCCCGACGAGGCGCGGGTGCGGGCGCTGGTCGCCGAGCTGGGCCTGGCGGACCGGGTCCGGTTCGTGGGCTGGGTGTCGGGCGAGGAGAAGTTCCGGCTGATGGCGGGCGCGCGGGTGGTGGCCGTGCCGTCGCGGTACGAGACGTTCGGGATCGTCGCGCTGGAGGCGCTGGCGACCGGGACTCCCGTGGCGGCGTTCGACATCCCGTGCCTGCGGGAGATCGTGCCCGAGCAGGCGGGTGAGCTGGCGCCGTCGTTCGACGTGGCGGCCTACGCGGACGTGCTCGCTCGGGTGGACGGCAGGTGCGACGGCGGTGACGAGGCGCGCAAGCGCTTCGCGGGCCGGTACCGGTGGGACGGCTTGGCCGTCGAGCAGGAGCGCGTCTACCTGGACGCGGTGGCGAACGGGTCAGGGAGGACCGGATGA
- a CDS encoding M28 family metallopeptidase, with product MPFTKTALAATTLLAVALVPAQAVASPTALAAPDISLSNVQSHLSTLQSIATANGGNRAHGRAGYKASVDHLKSRLDAAGYTTAVQQFTSNGAVGYNLTADWPGGDVNNTIMLGGHLDSVTAGPGINDNGSGSAGLLEVALTAARTNFAPTKHVRFAWWGAEELGLVGSTYYVNNLPSAERSRIKAYLNFDMIGSPNPGYFVYSASGQPSGSLALQQLLQSAFSGVVATELTSVGGRSDHAAFARSGIPVGGLFTGAEVAKTSAQAQKWGGTAGVAFDRCYHRSCDTTANINATALDRNADAIAFALWGLAA from the coding sequence GTGCCCTTCACGAAGACCGCGCTCGCGGCGACCACCCTGCTCGCCGTCGCGCTCGTGCCCGCCCAGGCGGTCGCGTCCCCCACCGCGTTAGCGGCGCCCGACATCTCGCTCTCGAACGTCCAGTCGCACCTGAGCACCCTGCAGTCCATCGCCACCGCCAACGGCGGCAACCGCGCCCACGGCCGCGCGGGCTACAAGGCCTCGGTCGACCACCTGAAGTCCCGCCTCGACGCGGCCGGCTACACCACGGCCGTGCAGCAGTTCACCTCGAACGGCGCCGTGGGCTACAACCTGACCGCCGACTGGCCGGGCGGCGACGTCAACAACACGATCATGCTCGGCGGTCACCTGGACAGCGTCACCGCCGGACCCGGCATCAACGACAACGGCTCCGGCTCGGCCGGTCTGCTGGAGGTCGCGCTGACCGCGGCGCGCACGAACTTCGCGCCCACCAAGCACGTCCGGTTCGCCTGGTGGGGCGCGGAGGAGCTGGGCCTGGTCGGCTCGACCTACTACGTCAACAACCTGCCGTCGGCCGAGCGCTCGCGCATCAAGGCGTACCTGAACTTCGACATGATCGGCTCGCCGAACCCCGGCTACTTCGTGTACAGCGCCAGCGGGCAGCCCTCGGGCTCGCTCGCGCTCCAGCAGCTCCTGCAGTCGGCGTTCAGCGGCGTGGTGGCCACCGAGCTGACCTCGGTGGGCGGGCGCAGCGACCACGCGGCGTTCGCCCGCTCGGGCATCCCGGTGGGCGGGCTGTTCACCGGCGCCGAGGTCGCCAAGACCTCGGCGCAGGCGCAGAAGTGGGGCGGCACGGCGGGTGTGGCGTTCGACCGCTGCTACCACCGCTCCTGCGACACCACGGCGAACATCAACGCCACGGCGCTGGACCGCAACGCGGACGCGATCGCGTTCGCGCTGTGGGGCCTGGCCGCCTGA
- a CDS encoding glycosyltransferase family 4 protein: MSAVELFGRHVLVLNWRDVRHGLAGGAEQYMHEIGRRWVAAGAEVTWFTAREKGAPKSEFIDGMRFLRAGGTLGVYGRAALRMARHGHRFDAVVDCQNGIPFFSPLFLPRTTPVVQLVHHVHQDQFALRFPRPLAAVGRWLEGPVSRRVYGGRAHVAVSPSTRREMRGRLKLRAPVFIVPNGTARVFPEVGRTAAPTIVVVGRLVPHKRVDLLLERLPEVLARFPDLVVHFVGDGPERERLRELAAPLGRAVLFHGRQPDAVRDELLGRAWLTVSASAAEGWGCSVVEAAAAGVPCVGRRVPGIRDSVVDGVTGWLVDDERDLGAAVVRALRAVTTPEDAAAVAARCRAWAARFDWARSADLLAGVLRQESGAVRAGARPRRARSDIAAVVEIPGRVPTAGLVRSTDQVVVADGVTRLLLGGCDEVGAAKVVRRLGVGKARIRLATRYDLLAGPVEVGGSVDAGVVVVGAVGAGVVDAVDSAEVGAEGIGTEGIGTEGIGTEGISAAEVDARAGEAVR, from the coding sequence ATGAGCGCGGTCGAGCTGTTCGGCCGGCACGTGCTCGTGCTGAATTGGCGGGACGTCCGGCACGGCCTGGCCGGCGGCGCGGAGCAGTACATGCACGAAATCGGCAGGCGGTGGGTCGCGGCGGGCGCGGAGGTGACCTGGTTCACGGCGCGCGAGAAAGGCGCGCCGAAGTCCGAGTTCATCGACGGAATGCGATTCCTGCGGGCGGGCGGGACGCTCGGCGTGTACGGGCGGGCGGCGCTGCGGATGGCGCGGCACGGGCACCGGTTCGACGCCGTCGTGGACTGCCAGAACGGCATCCCGTTCTTCTCGCCGCTGTTCCTGCCGCGCACGACGCCGGTGGTGCAGCTGGTGCACCACGTGCACCAGGACCAGTTCGCGCTGCGCTTCCCCCGGCCGCTGGCGGCGGTGGGGCGGTGGCTGGAGGGCCCGGTGTCGCGGCGGGTGTACGGCGGGCGGGCGCACGTGGCGGTGTCGCCGTCGACCCGGCGGGAGATGCGGGGGCGGCTGAAGCTGCGCGCGCCGGTGTTCATCGTGCCGAACGGGACCGCGCGGGTGTTCCCGGAGGTCGGGCGGACGGCCGCGCCGACGATCGTGGTGGTGGGCAGGCTGGTGCCGCACAAGCGGGTCGACCTGCTGCTGGAGCGGCTGCCCGAGGTGCTGGCGCGGTTCCCGGACCTGGTGGTGCACTTCGTCGGCGACGGCCCGGAGCGGGAGCGGTTGCGGGAGCTGGCGGCGCCGCTGGGGCGGGCGGTGCTGTTCCACGGGCGGCAGCCGGACGCGGTGCGCGACGAGCTGCTCGGGCGGGCGTGGCTGACCGTGTCGGCCTCGGCGGCCGAGGGGTGGGGCTGCTCGGTCGTGGAGGCCGCGGCGGCCGGGGTGCCGTGCGTGGGCAGGCGGGTGCCGGGGATCAGGGACTCGGTGGTCGACGGGGTCACCGGGTGGCTGGTCGACGACGAGCGGGACCTGGGCGCGGCGGTCGTGCGGGCGCTGCGGGCGGTGACCACGCCCGAGGACGCGGCGGCGGTGGCGGCGCGGTGCCGGGCCTGGGCGGCGCGGTTCGACTGGGCGCGGAGCGCGGACCTGCTGGCCGGGGTGCTGCGGCAGGAGAGCGGGGCGGTGCGGGCCGGGGCGCGGCCACGGCGGGCGCGGTCGGACATCGCGGCGGTGGTGGAGATCCCCGGCCGGGTGCCGACCGCCGGGCTGGTGCGGTCGACGGACCAGGTGGTGGTGGCGGACGGGGTGACCCGGTTGCTGCTGGGCGGGTGCGACGAGGTCGGCGCGGCGAAGGTGGTGCGGCGGCTCGGGGTCGGGAAGGCGCGCATCCGGCTGGCGACGCGGTACGACCTGCTGGCGGGACCCGTGGAGGTTGGCGGGAGCGTCGACGCCGGGGTGGTGGTGGTCGGCGCGGTGGGCGCCGGGGTGGTGGACGCGGTCGACTCGGCGGAGGTCGGCGCCGAGGGGATCGGTACCGAGGGGATCGGTACCGAGGGGATCGGTACCGAGGGGATCAGCGCCGCGGAGGTCGACGCGCGGGCCGGGGAAGCGGTCCGGTGA
- a CDS encoding glycosyltransferase family 39 protein has protein sequence MTTTTRTTTTSGGPPTARWAAGWTVALLGLFVVALGLRLYNAASAHELFIDESEYTDIARSIGEGRGVRLFGEPFHLHPPLLFGLLSLFADPAAPLLQAVLDLRWVNAVLGAASAVVVALLADRARGRAAGVLAGALFALNPYLVKFDSRVTLETLMGLWVLLGVLLLAVAGARGAWALAAGAAFGLALVSKETSALVTTVPLLLLLVLRRPVPRRSALLALGGQAAVYAVYVAGITATGHLSGWWGEKSSGVLRAVGVVQSTGYNAPGRSSLGERLIANSALFAPAYLVIGFGVVAACALLARRWRELTGGPLAVVLHWQVAVCPPMAYTVLFGTLEEQTFYLVAVPATAATAVVLAGWLADAGRVRLVAAGVAAVLLVWSAAAWSVVHTTRDDGYARFQAWADRELPADSRLAVGEHTGKFVLTGFRIKEVRTARAAFEWGGYALVSTALAERGLGSMPQSEVDELARGARLVHVERGRTLGELRLYELGGGRR, from the coding sequence ATGACGACGACCACGCGCACGACGACCACGAGCGGTGGGCCCCCGACAGCGAGGTGGGCCGCCGGGTGGACGGTGGCGCTGCTGGGGCTCTTCGTCGTGGCGCTGGGGCTTCGGCTCTACAACGCGGCCTCGGCGCACGAGCTGTTCATCGACGAGAGCGAGTACACCGACATCGCCCGCTCGATCGGCGAGGGGCGGGGGGTGCGGTTGTTCGGCGAGCCGTTCCACCTGCACCCGCCGCTGCTCTTCGGGCTGCTGTCGCTGTTCGCCGACCCGGCGGCGCCGCTGCTCCAGGCGGTGCTGGACCTGCGGTGGGTCAACGCGGTGCTCGGTGCGGCCAGCGCGGTCGTCGTGGCGCTGCTGGCGGACCGGGCGCGCGGGCGGGCGGCCGGGGTGCTGGCGGGGGCGCTGTTCGCGCTCAACCCGTACCTGGTGAAGTTCGACAGCCGGGTCACGCTGGAGACGCTGATGGGCCTGTGGGTGCTGCTCGGCGTGCTGCTGCTCGCGGTGGCGGGCGCGCGCGGGGCGTGGGCGCTCGCGGCGGGCGCGGCGTTCGGGCTGGCGCTGGTGAGCAAGGAGACCTCGGCGCTGGTGACGACCGTGCCGCTGCTGCTGCTCCTGGTGCTGCGCAGGCCCGTTCCTCGGCGGTCGGCGCTGCTCGCGCTGGGCGGGCAGGCGGCGGTGTACGCGGTGTACGTGGCCGGGATCACGGCGACCGGGCACCTGTCCGGCTGGTGGGGCGAGAAGTCGTCCGGGGTGCTGCGGGCGGTGGGGGTCGTGCAGTCGACCGGGTACAACGCGCCGGGCCGGTCCTCGCTGGGCGAGCGGTTGATCGCCAACTCCGCGCTGTTCGCCCCGGCCTACCTGGTGATCGGGTTCGGCGTGGTGGCGGCCTGCGCGCTGCTGGCGCGGCGGTGGCGGGAGCTGACCGGCGGGCCGCTGGCGGTGGTGCTGCACTGGCAGGTCGCGGTGTGCCCGCCGATGGCGTACACGGTGCTGTTCGGGACCCTGGAGGAGCAGACGTTCTACCTCGTGGCGGTGCCCGCGACGGCGGCGACGGCGGTGGTGCTGGCCGGGTGGCTGGCCGACGCCGGGCGGGTGCGGCTGGTGGCGGCCGGGGTGGCTGCGGTGCTGCTGGTGTGGTCGGCGGCGGCCTGGTCGGTGGTGCACACGACCCGCGACGACGGGTACGCGCGGTTCCAGGCGTGGGCCGACCGCGAGCTGCCCGCGGACTCGCGGCTGGCGGTGGGCGAGCACACCGGGAAGTTCGTGCTGACCGGGTTCCGGATCAAGGAGGTGCGGACGGCGCGGGCCGCGTTCGAGTGGGGCGGGTACGCGCTGGTGTCCACGGCGCTGGCCGAGCGCGGGCTCGGGTCGATGCCGCAGTCCGAAGTGGACGAACTGGCGCGCGGCGCGCGGCTGGTGCACGTCGAGCGCGGGCGCACCCTGGGCGAGCTGCGACTGTACGAGCTGGGCGGCGGTCGGCGGTGA
- a CDS encoding DMT family transporter produces the protein MSTDNRPWPRAAALVVVWSSGFVGAELGAAHASPDTLLTWRFLLTAGLLAPWALRALASFDRREWARQAALALLCQCLYLGGVFLAAAQGVPAGTSALIAALQPALVLTAAVLLDGRRPRPAHLLGLALGTTGVALTALGDLGAGVALAALALPLAAMLSLTAGTLLQQRWGGAQPLSRTLAAQALFAALATTAWTAATGDLTPPASTGFWVAVAWSVASGIGSYALYYLVTARDGAARASTLLYLTPATTALWALPMFGQPIRPVTVLGLLISGAAVVLLAAPDEARPRNRGRFRGRVARQGAP, from the coding sequence ATGAGCACCGACAACAGGCCCTGGCCGCGCGCCGCCGCGCTGGTCGTGGTGTGGAGCTCCGGTTTCGTCGGCGCGGAGCTGGGCGCCGCCCACGCGAGCCCGGACACCCTCCTGACCTGGCGCTTCCTGCTCACCGCCGGGCTGCTCGCACCGTGGGCGCTGCGGGCGCTCGCCTCCTTCGACCGCCGCGAGTGGGCGCGCCAGGCCGCGCTCGCCCTGCTGTGCCAGTGCCTCTACCTCGGCGGCGTCTTCCTCGCCGCGGCCCAGGGCGTCCCGGCGGGCACCTCGGCGCTGATCGCCGCCCTGCAACCCGCGCTCGTGCTCACCGCCGCCGTCCTGCTCGACGGCCGCCGCCCCCGCCCCGCGCACCTGCTCGGCCTGGCGCTCGGCACCACCGGCGTCGCGCTGACCGCGCTGGGCGACCTCGGCGCCGGGGTCGCGCTCGCGGCGCTCGCCCTCCCGCTGGCGGCGATGCTGTCCCTGACCGCCGGGACCCTGCTCCAGCAGCGCTGGGGCGGCGCCCAACCGCTCTCGCGCACCCTCGCCGCGCAGGCCCTGTTCGCCGCGCTCGCCACCACCGCGTGGACCGCCGCCACCGGCGACCTCACGCCCCCGGCGTCCACCGGGTTCTGGGTCGCGGTGGCCTGGTCGGTGGCCTCCGGCATCGGCAGCTACGCCCTCTACTACCTGGTCACCGCCCGCGACGGTGCGGCGCGCGCCAGCACCCTGCTCTACCTCACCCCGGCCACCACCGCGCTCTGGGCGCTCCCGATGTTCGGCCAGCCGATCCGCCCGGTCACCGTGCTCGGCCTGCTGATCAGCGGCGCGGCCGTGGTGCTGCTCGCGGCCCCGGACGAGGCCCGCCCCCGGAACCGGGGGAGGTTCCGGGGGCGGGTGGCGCGGCAGGGTGCGCCGTGA
- a CDS encoding YhjD/YihY/BrkB family envelope integrity protein — MRGRDIALWGAGTAFFTALGVVPALLLALRGVGVLFGGELVTENLGLLGEALPAAQPAGDALRALGHAALTASWPALLSALLAACLCGEGLRRGFVQVAGLPSSGRTGWLGRLGFLPALITSPLLLALALALAPQIAPDYQTGGWAAARGVLVSFHLVWVLLAVVLLPVLITTGPNALDARTTAAGAISTAAVLAGFLHGFVLFLAIPVDWAFPFAGLRGPAVVGALGLWLYLLHIVLLLCYRLLLSARSLRSPTTG; from the coding sequence TTGCGGGGGCGGGACATCGCGCTGTGGGGGGCCGGGACCGCGTTCTTCACCGCGTTGGGGGTGGTGCCCGCCCTGCTGCTCGCCCTGCGTGGGGTCGGGGTGTTGTTCGGGGGTGAGCTGGTCACCGAAAACCTCGGTCTGCTGGGCGAGGCGTTGCCCGCCGCCCAACCCGCCGGAGACGCGTTGCGCGCCCTGGGCCACGCAGCCCTGACCGCCTCCTGGCCCGCCCTGCTGTCCGCGCTCCTCGCCGCCTGCCTGTGCGGCGAAGGGCTCCGGCGCGGGTTCGTGCAGGTCGCCGGACTGCCCTCCAGCGGCAGGACCGGGTGGTTGGGGCGGCTCGGGTTTCTGCCCGCCCTGATCACCTCGCCGTTGCTGCTGGCGCTCGCCCTCGCCCTCGCGCCGCAGATAGCCCCCGACTACCAGACCGGCGGGTGGGCGGCCGCGCGAGGCGTGCTCGTCTCGTTCCACCTGGTCTGGGTGCTGCTCGCCGTCGTGCTGCTGCCCGTGCTCATCACCACCGGGCCCAACGCGCTGGACGCCCGGACCACGGCCGCGGGCGCGATCTCGACCGCCGCCGTGCTCGCCGGATTCCTCCACGGGTTCGTGCTGTTCCTCGCCATCCCCGTCGACTGGGCGTTCCCGTTCGCCGGCCTCCGCGGCCCCGCCGTCGTCGGCGCCCTCGGGCTCTGGCTCTACCTCCTCCACATCGTCCTGCTGCTCTGCTACCGCCTCCTCCTCAGCGCCCGCTCCCTCCGCTCCCCCACCACCGGGTGA
- a CDS encoding glycosyltransferase, which produces MRSSLSRVADAVELEIVVPAFNEADRLAGSLKRAAAFLETQPWTSRLVVVDNGSSDDSAAVAASVPTGRVGIEVIGCAEPGKGAAVRRGLSACTAPYAGFFDADLSTPVETLTRTMAELRAGAAAVIASRHAPGARFVTRQPLGRRVGGRVFRTLTRPLVPCVRDTQCGFKFFRRTALGAALERCRVDGFAFDVELLRRVRAAGGEIVEVPVDWTDDRRSTFHPVRDGIASFASVVSLYRTAVAR; this is translated from the coding sequence ATGAGGTCAAGCCTGAGCCGCGTCGCGGACGCGGTTGAGCTTGAGATCGTTGTTCCCGCCTTCAACGAGGCGGACCGGTTAGCGGGCTCACTGAAGCGCGCCGCGGCCTTCCTGGAGACCCAGCCGTGGACGTCCCGGCTGGTGGTCGTGGACAACGGCAGTTCCGACGACAGCGCGGCCGTGGCCGCGAGCGTGCCGACCGGGCGGGTCGGCATCGAGGTCATCGGCTGCGCCGAACCCGGCAAGGGCGCCGCGGTCCGACGTGGCCTGTCCGCCTGCACCGCGCCCTACGCCGGGTTCTTCGACGCGGACCTGTCCACGCCCGTCGAGACCCTGACCAGGACCATGGCCGAGCTGCGCGCGGGCGCCGCCGCCGTCATCGCGTCCAGGCACGCGCCCGGCGCGCGGTTCGTGACCAGGCAACCGCTGGGCAGACGGGTGGGCGGGCGGGTGTTCCGCACCCTCACCAGACCGCTGGTGCCGTGCGTGCGCGACACCCAGTGCGGCTTCAAGTTCTTCCGCAGGACCGCGCTGGGCGCGGCGCTGGAGCGGTGCCGGGTGGACGGGTTCGCGTTCGACGTGGAACTGCTGCGGCGGGTGCGCGCGGCGGGCGGGGAGATCGTCGAGGTGCCCGTGGACTGGACCGACGACCGGCGCTCCACGTTCCACCCGGTGCGCGACGGGATCGCCTCCTTCGCGTCCGTGGTCAGCCTCTACCGGACGGCGGTGGCGCGATGA